A region of Paenibacillus thiaminolyticus DNA encodes the following proteins:
- a CDS encoding HD-GYP domain-containing protein — MPIQACRPGMRLAKKIFNEEGLVLLNEAVQLSEAYIDRLWKMGVSYVYIEDNRTEGIEAPSLLSEETRREATGVIRRQFKQLMNESTSRKQPRQSSSIGKAFGGILDSIIDELSGHEDAMVMLNDMQATDHYLFQHSLNVCIYTTLLGIHHGYGKEEQRVLSMGALLHDIGKTQIDLTILNKPGKLTDEEFAQMKRHAELGYLILKEEPNIPLLAAHCAFQHHERLNGSGYPRGIRSDEIHEYAKWVAIADSYDAMTSHRVYKEATLPHVALELLYTGADTLYDASMLAVFRDRLAVYPVGMSVRLSTGETGVVAHIHSEYPQRPIVRILTGPEGEELAVPHEVDLARSLNVTIVSSHVQN; from the coding sequence GTTGAACGAGGCGGTACAGTTGTCCGAAGCATATATTGACCGGCTCTGGAAGATGGGAGTCTCTTATGTCTACATTGAGGATAACCGGACGGAAGGCATCGAGGCTCCTTCGCTGTTAAGCGAGGAGACGCGCAGGGAAGCCACGGGCGTAATTCGGCGCCAGTTCAAGCAGCTGATGAATGAGTCAACATCACGGAAGCAGCCGCGGCAATCCTCTTCGATTGGCAAAGCATTTGGAGGCATACTCGATTCGATTATCGATGAGCTGTCCGGCCATGAAGACGCGATGGTCATGCTGAACGATATGCAGGCGACCGATCATTACCTGTTCCAGCATTCGTTGAATGTATGCATTTATACGACGCTGCTTGGCATCCACCACGGGTATGGGAAGGAAGAGCAGCGGGTATTGAGCATGGGCGCGCTGCTTCATGATATCGGGAAGACGCAGATTGATCTTACTATTTTGAACAAGCCCGGGAAGCTGACCGATGAGGAATTCGCCCAGATGAAGCGGCATGCCGAGCTTGGCTATCTCATCCTGAAGGAGGAGCCGAATATTCCGCTGCTTGCCGCCCATTGCGCGTTCCAGCATCATGAGCGTCTGAACGGAAGCGGCTACCCGCGCGGAATTCGTTCCGATGAGATTCATGAGTATGCGAAATGGGTGGCGATCGCCGATTCCTATGATGCGATGACGTCGCATCGGGTGTATAAGGAGGCGACCTTGCCCCACGTAGCGCTGGAATTGCTGTACACGGGAGCGGATACGCTCTATGATGCATCGATGCTTGCCGTGTTCCGCGATCGGCTTGCTGTCTATCCCGTCGGGATGTCCGTCCGCCTGAGCACTGGCGAGACTGGCGTCGTCGCCCACATTCATTCGGAATACCCCCAACGGCCGATTGTGCGAATCTTGACCGGACCCGAGGGAGAAGAGCTAGCCGTGCCGCACGAGGTCGATCTGGCCCGGTCGTTGAATGTGACGATCGTCAGCTCGCATGTCCAAAATTGA
- a CDS encoding MMPL family transporter, with translation MRESDSRGFFWTWGQWVYRRRHAVWIGWTVFFLAMSLLALQVPSMLKDNGFTPTGSESEQGLSILRSEVGLSSTTMDIVYESRDGSSLMTEDIFRQIEQRFSGLKQEPYVSDIRIRQEGRQDDARQDVIAVHVILNLDTNEALERYPEIRSRIPDLPQADTYVSGATPVYYDMQEASKRDIVKSELIGLPIALIVLLAVFGTLLAGLLPLIVGVVSVTITLGLIYFISFGTDSLSNFLPNVVTMLGLAVGIDYALFMVSRFREELRQQGSVEAAVAMTAQKAGRSIFFSGVAVLIGLVAMAFIDLALFRSLSLGGVLVVTMSVIVGNSLLLALLGVFGERINRFPVIPARFRSRDTEGGSVFWRRIAHSVMKRPVTIVIILFVLLTGLALPMAGMNIGIPDAEMLPPKYESRAGSDLLNEAYDKRELNPILIALRTEQPYTDAGTIRQAEAWQSDLGRMDGVRRVDSYVSLMSRLPGPDAKAEALKDPALRAQVEGSHLAKERLIVMQVIPDGDPEGQEVRDLVHSLRNWELQSGMTAKYVTGGPAVQLDIIERITGALPYVVVFILIVTYLVLFIAFRSVLLPLKAVLMNILSLGSSLGIVVLVFQHGYLADLFQVTSTGMVVAMLPVIIFCVVFGISMDYEVFLLSRIAEEYERTGHNEHSTADGLMKTGGIITSAAFILIVVVGAFIFTDNEMMKAIGLGLATSVLLDATLIRIFLVPSLMKLMGRANWWAPKGFRRKEKKRAA, from the coding sequence GTGCGGGAATCGGACAGCCGCGGCTTTTTTTGGACATGGGGACAATGGGTATACCGTCGACGGCACGCTGTGTGGATCGGTTGGACGGTATTCTTTTTGGCCATGTCTCTCTTGGCCCTGCAGGTTCCTTCGATGCTCAAGGATAACGGATTTACGCCAACCGGAAGCGAATCGGAGCAGGGGCTGTCCATACTGCGCAGCGAGGTCGGGCTCTCTTCGACGACGATGGATATCGTCTATGAGAGCCGGGATGGCTCCTCCTTGATGACGGAAGACATATTCAGGCAGATCGAACAACGATTTTCTGGACTGAAGCAGGAGCCGTACGTCAGCGACATCCGTATTCGCCAGGAAGGGCGGCAGGATGATGCGCGGCAGGATGTAATCGCCGTCCACGTCATTCTCAATCTGGATACGAATGAAGCGTTGGAGAGATATCCGGAGATCCGCAGCCGGATACCGGATCTTCCGCAGGCTGACACCTATGTCAGCGGAGCGACCCCCGTCTATTACGATATGCAGGAAGCGAGCAAGCGGGACATTGTGAAGTCGGAGCTGATTGGACTGCCGATTGCGCTCATCGTTCTGCTTGCCGTCTTCGGCACGCTGCTGGCCGGACTGCTGCCGCTCATCGTCGGTGTTGTCAGTGTGACCATCACCCTCGGTCTAATCTACTTCATCTCGTTCGGGACGGATTCGCTCAGCAACTTTCTCCCGAATGTCGTGACGATGCTCGGGCTCGCCGTCGGGATCGATTATGCGCTGTTCATGGTAAGCCGCTTCCGGGAAGAACTGCGGCAGCAGGGCTCGGTTGAAGCCGCGGTGGCGATGACCGCCCAGAAAGCGGGGCGCTCGATTTTTTTCTCCGGCGTGGCGGTGTTGATCGGGCTGGTGGCGATGGCGTTCATCGATCTGGCTCTGTTCCGTTCCTTGAGCCTGGGCGGCGTGCTCGTCGTGACGATGTCCGTCATCGTAGGCAACTCGCTGCTCCTGGCTCTGCTGGGCGTATTCGGCGAGCGCATCAATCGCTTTCCGGTCATTCCGGCACGGTTCCGCAGTCGGGATACGGAAGGAGGCAGCGTCTTCTGGCGCCGAATCGCGCATAGCGTAATGAAGCGGCCGGTTACGATTGTCATTATCCTGTTCGTTCTGCTGACTGGCCTCGCACTGCCGATGGCGGGCATGAATATCGGCATTCCGGACGCGGAGATGCTGCCGCCGAAGTACGAGTCGCGAGCCGGGTCCGATCTGCTGAACGAGGCTTATGACAAGCGGGAGCTGAACCCGATTCTCATCGCGCTGCGCACGGAGCAGCCTTATACGGATGCCGGGACGATCCGGCAGGCGGAAGCATGGCAGTCCGATCTGGGCCGCATGGATGGAGTGCGGCGCGTCGACAGTTATGTAAGCTTGATGAGCAGACTGCCCGGCCCGGACGCGAAGGCGGAGGCCTTGAAGGATCCTGCCCTGCGCGCTCAAGTGGAGGGCAGCCATCTGGCGAAGGAGCGGCTTATCGTCATGCAGGTCATTCCCGATGGCGACCCGGAAGGGCAGGAAGTGCGCGATCTCGTACACAGCCTGCGGAATTGGGAGCTCCAGAGCGGAATGACCGCCAAATATGTGACAGGCGGACCGGCGGTGCAGCTCGACATAATCGAGCGGATTACGGGGGCGCTTCCTTATGTCGTCGTCTTCATCCTGATCGTGACATACTTGGTATTGTTCATCGCCTTCCGTTCGGTTCTGCTTCCATTGAAGGCGGTGCTGATGAACATATTGAGTCTCGGATCGAGTCTCGGCATCGTCGTGCTTGTCTTCCAGCACGGATATTTGGCCGATCTGTTCCAGGTCACGTCGACCGGCATGGTGGTTGCGATGCTGCCGGTCATCATATTTTGCGTCGTCTTCGGCATATCGATGGACTATGAAGTCTTCCTGTTGTCGCGGATTGCCGAGGAATACGAGCGTACGGGACATAACGAGCACAGCACGGCAGACGGCCTCATGAAGACCGGCGGAATTATTACGAGCGCCGCCTTCATTTTGATCGTCGTGGTAGGCGCCTTTATTTTCACGGATAATGAAATGATGAAAGCGATCGGCCTTGGACTGGCCACTTCGGTGCTGCTCGATGCGACCTTGATCCGCATCTTCCTCGTCCCCTCGCTGATGAAGCTGATGGGGCGGGCCAATTGGTGGGCGCCGAAGGGGTTCCGTCGCAAGGAGAAGAAGCGTGCGGCCTAA